The following are encoded together in the Azospirillum lipoferum 4B genome:
- a CDS encoding SLC13 family permease, with amino-acid sequence MTATILILFGATYLGMALGRFPGLSIDRTGIALVAAILLLATGALDTGQLVAAVDFPTIFILLGLMILSAQYAGSGFYDWCALKVAQAARSPARLLAVIVLVAGGLSAVLANDVVVFAMTPMLCLGLLARKLDPRPYLIALAGAANAGSAATVIGNPQNILIGQVGHLDFWRFLAVCGGPALAAMLIVYVTVWLVWRGRFGEPEGVGAGREVAPVPLDRWQLGKAVAATLALLVLFTRDIPQEHSVLLVAGVMMVSRRMASRDMLGMVDWHLLVLFAALFAINHALGLTGIPAALVGDLQAAGWLPDRLAVMVPLALAGSNSIGNVPAVILLLAAWPNPPEGALYGLALLSTLAGNLLLPGSLANIIVAERAAASGVRLGFVEHARCGVPMALLSMAVAAVWLWAGGWMAP; translated from the coding sequence ATGACAGCGACAATCCTGATCCTGTTCGGCGCCACCTATCTGGGTATGGCGCTGGGCCGCTTTCCCGGTCTCAGCATCGACCGCACCGGCATCGCGCTCGTCGCCGCCATCCTGCTGCTGGCGACCGGGGCGCTCGATACCGGCCAGCTGGTGGCGGCTGTCGATTTCCCGACGATCTTCATCCTGCTGGGGCTGATGATCCTGTCGGCGCAATATGCCGGCAGCGGCTTCTACGACTGGTGCGCGCTGAAGGTGGCGCAGGCGGCGCGGTCGCCGGCGCGGCTGCTGGCGGTGATCGTGCTGGTCGCCGGCGGGCTGTCGGCGGTGCTGGCGAACGACGTGGTCGTCTTCGCCATGACGCCGATGCTGTGCCTGGGCCTGCTGGCGCGCAAGCTCGACCCGCGGCCCTACCTGATCGCGCTGGCGGGCGCCGCCAACGCCGGCTCGGCGGCGACGGTGATCGGCAATCCGCAGAACATCCTGATCGGGCAGGTCGGGCATCTCGATTTCTGGCGCTTCCTGGCGGTGTGCGGCGGTCCGGCGCTGGCTGCCATGCTCATCGTCTATGTCACCGTCTGGCTGGTCTGGCGCGGCCGCTTCGGCGAGCCCGAGGGGGTGGGAGCGGGCAGGGAGGTGGCGCCGGTGCCGCTCGACCGCTGGCAGCTGGGCAAGGCGGTGGCGGCGACGCTGGCGCTGCTGGTGCTGTTCACCCGCGACATCCCGCAGGAGCATTCGGTTCTGCTGGTGGCCGGCGTGATGATGGTCAGCCGGCGCATGGCCAGCCGCGACATGCTGGGCATGGTGGACTGGCACCTGTTGGTCCTGTTCGCGGCGCTGTTCGCCATCAACCATGCGCTGGGGTTGACCGGCATTCCGGCGGCGCTGGTGGGCGACCTCCAGGCGGCGGGATGGCTGCCCGACCGGCTGGCGGTGATGGTCCCGCTGGCGCTCGCCGGCAGCAACAGCATCGGCAACGTGCCGGCGGTGATCCTGCTGCTGGCCGCCTGGCCGAACCCGCCGGAAGGGGCGCTGTACGGGCTGGCGCTGCTGTCGACGCTGGCCGGCAACCTGCTGCTGCCGGGAAGCCTCGCCAACATCATCGTGGCGGAACGGGCTGCGGCATCCGGTGTGCGGCTGGGCTTCGTCGAGCATGCCCGCTGCGGCGTGCCGATGGCGCTGCTGTCGATGGCGGTGGCGGCGGTCTGGCTGTGGGCCGGCGGCTGGATGGCCCCATGA